A part of Citrifermentans bremense genomic DNA contains:
- a CDS encoding HNH endonuclease, with translation MEPTLDFTEWFDRKGLDSYEMMFADQGMNIVFNEEIANGFMRYIIRMNLLEACNNNRIIACLVCGGPFIVSGGLCKCYQTVPDRHNFRCFISDELWIDVDNVFKKIKNGIKLRRLRKTRILLENEASGSYDTTDLEIIYKLQVGLCYYCMCPIYSSGAEKFTIDHLMPLSSGGSHWPANIALACKSCNSKKSWTSERFYIKKIRSVKSDEWVQEHKEFVSYIKRHKRKIFGPLCDE, from the coding sequence ATGGAACCGACCTTAGATTTCACAGAGTGGTTTGACCGCAAAGGACTGGATAGCTATGAGATGATGTTTGCTGACCAAGGGATGAATATCGTTTTTAACGAGGAAATTGCCAATGGCTTTATGCGATACATTATCCGCATGAATCTACTAGAGGCATGCAACAACAACAGAATCATTGCCTGTCTTGTTTGTGGCGGCCCATTTATAGTCAGCGGAGGCTTGTGTAAGTGTTATCAAACTGTTCCTGATCGTCATAATTTCCGTTGTTTCATCTCTGATGAACTTTGGATAGATGTGGATAATGTTTTTAAGAAAATTAAAAATGGGATAAAGCTCAGAAGGCTTAGGAAAACTCGAATTCTTCTAGAGAATGAGGCCTCTGGATCATATGACACAACAGACTTGGAGATAATATATAAGCTGCAAGTAGGATTGTGTTATTACTGCATGTGTCCAATATATAGTTCGGGTGCTGAGAAGTTTACCATAGATCACCTTATGCCGCTATCGTCAGGTGGCTCTCACTGGCCAGCGAACATTGCTTTAGCATGTAAAAGCTGCAATTCAAAGAAATCATGGACATCCGAAAGGTTTTATATCAAAAAAATCAGAAGCGTTAAAAGTGATGAATGGGTCCAGGAGCATAAGGAGTTTGTTTCATACATCAAGAGGCACAAGAGGAAAATTTTTGGGCCATTGTGTGACGAATGA
- a CDS encoding type II toxin-antitoxin system HicA family toxin: protein MSRYEKLLKRLKAKPKDFTWSEATSLLQHFEFELLKGDGSRRKFYHKAKKVLITVHKPHPGNILKEYVIDLIITGLEDGGFL from the coding sequence ATGTCAAGATATGAAAAACTCCTAAAGCGGCTGAAAGCCAAGCCGAAAGATTTCACGTGGTCTGAGGCTACTTCTCTACTGCAACATTTCGAGTTTGAATTGTTGAAAGGGGACGGCTCACGCCGAAAATTTTATCACAAGGCAAAAAAGGTATTAATTACAGTGCACAAACCTCACCCTGGTAACATACTGAAGGAGTATGTTATAGATCTAATTATCACCGGCCTTGAGGATGGAGGATTTCTATGA
- a CDS encoding type II toxin-antitoxin system HicB family antitoxin, translated as MMNDIFEYQGYSGSIQISVKDNCLFGKILFINDVITYEADNIKELKNEFISAVNDYIETCKEIGKEPDHPFKGSFNVRVKSELHRKASIRAFTEKISLNELVSKSIETYLTNTNNTVIEHHSHTHNHYHSEQKSMPFTFSSGGDEWTAKNISARMSH; from the coding sequence ATGATGAACGATATTTTTGAATATCAAGGGTATTCAGGGTCAATTCAAATTAGTGTTAAGGATAATTGCCTGTTCGGGAAAATTCTTTTCATCAATGATGTTATCACATATGAAGCAGATAACATCAAAGAATTGAAAAACGAATTTATATCAGCAGTCAATGACTATATAGAAACATGTAAAGAGATTGGAAAAGAGCCAGATCATCCGTTTAAGGGTTCTTTTAACGTGAGAGTCAAATCAGAGCTGCATCGTAAAGCTTCTATAAGGGCCTTTACGGAAAAAATTTCTTTGAATGAACTTGTTTCGAAGTCAATCGAAACATACCTTACCAACACAAACAATACGGTTATTGAACACCATAGCCATACCCACAATCATTACCATAGTGAACAGAAATCTATGCCCTTTACTTTTTCTTCTGGAGGAGACGAATGGACGGCAAAAAACATCTCGGCCCGGATGTCTCACTAG
- a CDS encoding ATP-dependent nuclease has translation MNNDARIVTIQFMQFKALKQFTLNLHQINILVGQNNSGKSTIIGALRALASGLRIARTKTPSPVDFESGRRLAYNVPEDSLPISLENVHTDYSLDDSQVTFKLSNGNKLHLVFPKDGGCFLVPDAQGYPITSVSIFKRKFPITLTVVPVLGPVEHREQLREKSTIVSGLSTHRASRHFRNYWHYFPEDFDAFAGLVSATWPGMTINPPEIGDKMVGELSMFCIEDRMTRELYWVGFGFQIWCQLLTHLSRARGTSLVVVDEPEVYLHPDIQRQLLAVLRDAGPDVLLATHSTEIMAEADPSELVFIDKNKRSGERLRDVTGVQRALEAVGSVQNITLTALARNRHVLFLEGTDDFRLLRRFARKLGLLELSAGVGITPLESGGFGSWSRITTLAAGIADALGAPLIIGAVYDRDYFCDEEIEKVKSCLSQHLSLAHVHQYKEIENYLLVPSALDRAIKRAVLERVARDGEEIPSLPDTYELLQKLTDPLKDEIQSQIIARRNVFLRANGKDQADITLETIARFTPKWNDLSLRLVLLPGKEVLRMLRDQIQSLLGISLTDSRIIEAMHKDEIAPDLVELLESLEDFRNG, from the coding sequence GTGAATAATGATGCTCGCATTGTAACCATTCAGTTCATGCAGTTTAAAGCATTAAAACAATTCACTTTAAATCTCCATCAAATCAACATACTGGTCGGTCAAAACAATTCTGGCAAGTCAACAATAATCGGTGCCCTACGTGCGCTGGCAAGCGGACTCCGAATCGCTCGAACCAAAACTCCGAGTCCTGTAGATTTCGAGTCCGGCCGGAGGTTAGCCTATAATGTCCCTGAAGATAGCTTGCCAATATCCTTGGAAAATGTTCATACAGATTATTCACTAGATGATTCACAAGTTACTTTCAAACTGAGCAACGGAAACAAACTTCACCTAGTCTTTCCAAAAGATGGTGGTTGTTTCCTCGTTCCTGATGCGCAAGGATACCCAATAACATCTGTTTCAATATTCAAGAGAAAGTTTCCCATAACTTTAACTGTGGTGCCTGTTCTTGGGCCCGTTGAACATAGAGAGCAACTGCGCGAGAAAAGTACGATTGTAAGCGGGCTTTCCACTCATCGCGCTTCAAGACATTTTAGAAACTATTGGCATTATTTTCCAGAGGACTTTGATGCATTCGCCGGTCTTGTTAGCGCGACATGGCCAGGAATGACTATAAATCCGCCTGAAATCGGCGACAAAATGGTCGGCGAATTGAGTATGTTTTGCATTGAAGATAGAATGACCAGAGAACTCTATTGGGTGGGCTTTGGCTTCCAGATATGGTGTCAACTTTTGACACATCTGTCTCGTGCAAGGGGAACGTCGTTGGTTGTAGTTGATGAGCCTGAAGTTTATCTCCATCCTGATATTCAACGCCAGCTATTGGCTGTGTTAAGAGATGCAGGGCCTGATGTCTTGTTGGCAACACACTCAACCGAGATTATGGCAGAGGCTGACCCTAGTGAGCTTGTGTTCATAGACAAAAACAAAAGATCAGGCGAGCGACTCCGAGACGTGACCGGAGTACAACGTGCCTTGGAAGCAGTCGGGTCGGTCCAGAACATCACGCTAACAGCTCTTGCTCGCAATAGACATGTTCTATTTCTTGAAGGGACAGATGACTTTCGCCTGCTACGCAGGTTTGCCCGAAAACTTGGCCTTTTGGAATTGAGCGCTGGAGTGGGTATCACTCCGTTAGAATCAGGAGGTTTTGGATCTTGGTCTAGGATAACAACCCTCGCCGCTGGGATTGCTGATGCGCTTGGTGCCCCATTGATAATCGGAGCTGTTTATGACCGAGATTACTTTTGTGATGAAGAAATCGAAAAGGTAAAGTCTTGTCTATCACAACATCTCAGTCTTGCACATGTGCACCAGTACAAGGAAATTGAGAACTATCTACTTGTTCCTTCGGCACTTGATCGTGCCATCAAACGAGCAGTGCTTGAGCGTGTCGCGCGTGATGGTGAAGAAATTCCTTCGCTACCAGATACCTATGAGTTGTTACAAAAGCTGACAGATCCGCTGAAGGATGAAATCCAATCACAGATTATTGCACGCCGAAACGTCTTCCTACGCGCTAACGGTAAAGATCAGGCAGATATTACTCTTGAAACCATCGCCCGGTTCACACCCAAGTGGAATGATTTATCCCTTAGGCTGGTTCTTCTCCCCGGGAAGGAGGTGCTAAGAATGCTGCGTGATCAAATACAGTCGCTGTTGGGCATATCTCTTACTGATTCGCGTATTATCGAAGCTATGCATAAAGACGAGATAGCTCCAGATCTGGTGGAGCTATTAGAATCTCTCGAAGATTTTAGAAATGGATAG